Below is a genomic region from bacterium.
ACCGTAGGAGCAGGCACAGTCACCAAAATCATCGAATAACGGGAACGCAGGAAGAGCTACAGGCCGACACATCGGAATGGGAACCGGCAGGAAGACAGCATGAAAGAACAGAGAATCCGCATCAAGCTGAAGGCTTACGACCACCAGGTGGTCGACGAGTCGGCGCGCAAGATCGCGGAGACGGTCATCCGCACCCATGCCATCGTCCATGGGCCGGTTCCGCTCCCGACCAAGGTCCACCGGTACTGCGTCATCCGGTCGCCGCACGTGTACAAGGACTCGCGCGAACACTTCGAGATACGCACCCACAAGCGCCTGATCGACATCCTCCGGCCGACCCACAACACGATCGAGTCCCTCATGAGGCTGGACCTCCCCGCC
It encodes:
- the rpsJ gene encoding 30S ribosomal protein S10, coding for MKEQRIRIKLKAYDHQVVDESARKIAETVIRTHAIVHGPVPLPTKVHRYCVIRSPHVYKDSREHFEIRTHKRLIDILRPTHNTIESLMRLDLPAGVEVEIET